In Candidatus Contubernalis alkalaceticus, the following proteins share a genomic window:
- a CDS encoding rhomboid family intramembrane serine protease encodes MIPIRDNIRPRRFPLVNYAFIGLNILIFLYQVTLGPEGALDFVYTFGVIPENITNVLAGDLFVLGPASLFPLISATFLHGGWLHLIGNMLYLWVFGDNIEDCLGSINYLMAYVLMGVVASLGHIISNPLSPIPLIGASGAIAGVLGAYFILYPWAKVVALIPLGFFFTFVEIPAMIYLLFWFLLQIFNSVLAQVGDGAQMVAWWAHVGGFISGLVVGIVIKKLGLRVC; translated from the coding sequence TTATCGGTCTCAATATTTTAATATTTCTATATCAGGTGACCTTGGGACCGGAGGGAGCTTTGGATTTTGTTTATACCTTTGGGGTGATTCCCGAAAATATTACCAATGTTTTGGCCGGGGACCTCTTTGTGCTGGGGCCCGCCTCCTTGTTTCCTTTAATTTCCGCCACCTTCTTACATGGGGGATGGCTTCATTTAATTGGGAACATGCTTTATTTATGGGTTTTTGGGGACAATATTGAGGATTGTTTGGGTTCAATAAATTATTTGATGGCCTATGTTTTGATGGGGGTGGTGGCAAGTTTGGGACACATTATCTCTAACCCTCTTTCTCCCATACCTCTCATCGGAGCCAGCGGAGCCATTGCCGGGGTGCTGGGAGCCTATTTTATTCTCTACCCCTGGGCTAAAGTGGTGGCGCTGATTCCCCTGGGCTTTTTCTTTACCTTTGTGGAGATTCCCGCTATGATCTACCTGTTGTTCTGGTTTCTTTTGCAGATTTTCAACAGCGTTTTAGCCCAAGTTGGGGATGGCGCCCAGATGGTGGCCTGGTGGGCTCACGTAGGGGGTTTCATCAGTGGGTTGGTGGTGGGAATTGTGATTAAGAAGCTGGGACTTAGAGTCTGCTAG